Proteins encoded within one genomic window of Empedobacter falsenii:
- a CDS encoding Txe/YoeB family addiction module toxin — protein sequence MKIVFVDESWEYYLYWQKTDKSKLKKINELIKDIARNPFDGLGKPEALKHRYAGFWSRRIDHEHRLIYRVVENEIQIAKCRFHYD from the coding sequence ATGAAAATCGTTTTTGTTGATGAATCTTGGGAATATTATTTGTATTGGCAAAAAACAGATAAATCTAAATTGAAAAAGATCAATGAATTGATTAAAGATATTGCTCGAAATCCTTTTGATGGTCTGGGGAAACCAGAAGCTTTGAAACACAGATATGCAGGATTTTGGTCGAGAAGAATAGATCATGAACATCGGTTAATATATCGTGTTGTAGAAAATGAAATTCAAATTGCGAAATGTCGTTTTCATTATGATTGA
- a CDS encoding Dabb family protein: MLAHHVLFWLKDDATEAEVNTFHQALKDLEPIAPSAFFHVGTPANIERDVIDASYSFSLFAAFETMEQFETYQKHPQHIEFLNGPNKLAKRVLIYDAD; the protein is encoded by the coding sequence ATGTTAGCACACCACGTATTATTTTGGTTAAAAGACGACGCTACAGAAGCTGAAGTGAATACATTTCACCAAGCTTTGAAAGATCTAGAACCAATTGCTCCATCAGCATTTTTTCACGTTGGAACGCCTGCAAATATCGAAAGAGATGTTATCGACGCTTCGTATTCGTTTTCTTTGTTTGCAGCTTTCGAAACGATGGAACAATTTGAAACCTATCAAAAACATCCACAACATATCGAGTTTTTGAATGGTCCAAATAAATTAGCAAAACGAGTATTAATCTATGATGCAGATTAA
- a CDS encoding type II toxin-antitoxin system Phd/YefM family antitoxin has protein sequence MKEYFDRVTNNFETLIINRGKNSGVVIMSLEEYNSLIATNHELSSRKNEERLDAAIEKLKTHKTFTKELIEE, from the coding sequence ATTAAAGAATATTTTGATCGTGTGACGAATAATTTTGAAACATTGATTATTAATCGTGGAAAAAATTCTGGTGTTGTTATTATGTCTTTAGAAGAGTATAACTCGCTAATTGCTACGAATCACGAGCTTTCTTCTCGCAAAAATGAAGAGCGTTTGGATGCTGCAATTGAGAAATTAAAAACTCACAAAACGTTTACAAAAGAGTTAATCGAAGAATAG